The Malus domestica chromosome 10, GDT2T_hap1 genome contains a region encoding:
- the LOC103422136 gene encoding root phototropism protein 3: MWDSETELVGGRDYGNGVLSSTKQSVKTDGFELKGNSWYVATDIPSDLLVQVGDVNFHLHKYPLLSRSGKINRVMYELRDPDLSKMVLDDVPGGPEAFELAAKFCYGIAVDLTAANISGLRCAAEYLEMTEDLEEGNLIFKTEAFLSYVVLSSWRDSIVVLKSCEKLSPWAENLQIVRRCSESIAWKACANPKGIRWAYTGKPTKVSSPNWGDMKDSSPSRSQQVPPDWWFEDVSILRIDHFVRVITAIKVKGMRFELIGASIMHYASKWLPGLINEGTGAADEGSNSSNSTSNSGSSWKGGLHMIVAGNKNEPANVQAKNQRMIIESLISIIPPQKDSVSCSFLLRLLRMANMLKVAPALVTELEKRVGMQFEQATLADLLIPSYNKCETMYDVDLVQRLLEHFLIQEQTEISSPRPQSFPGKHYDDLQRGTGPNAKMRVARLVDSYLTEVSRDRSLSLTKFQVLAEALPESARICDDGLYRAIDSYLKAHPTLSEHERKRLCRVMDCQKLSIDACMHAAQNERLPLRVVVQVLFSEQVKISNALATSSLKEAGDSQFQPMVSNRKTLLEGTPQSFQEGWAAAKKDINTVKFELESVKAKYVELQHDMENLQRQFDKMSKHKQTSAWSSGWKKLSKLTKNTNLENQNIGLEHTTAADQLSRKTPRRWRNSIS; the protein is encoded by the exons ATGTGGGATTCTGAGACTGAGTTGGTTGGAGGAAGAGATTATGGGAATGGAGTTCTGAGTTCAACCAAGCAGAGTGTTAAGACTGATGGCTTTGAGCTCAAAGGCAACTCTTG GTATGTTGCAACTGATATCCCAAGTGACCTGCTGGTTCAAGTTGGGGATGTCAATTTTCActtgcacaag TATCCCCTGCTTTCTAGGAGCGGAAAGATCAACAGAGTTATGTATGAATTACGCGACCCGGACTTGAGTaagatggttttggatgatgttccTGGTGGACCGGAGGCCTTCGAGCTAGCTGCAAAATTCTGCTATGGAATTGCAGTTGACCTAACAGCAGCAAATATTTCGGGCCTGAGATGTGCTGCAGAGTACCTTGAAATGACAGAGGACTTGGAAGAAGGCAACCTTATTTTCAAAACCGAGGCATTTCTTAGCTATGTGGTTTTATCCTCGTGGAGAGACTCCATTGTTGTGTTGAAGAGCTGTGAGAAGCTGTCACCGTGGGCAGAAAACCTTCAAATTGTCCGAAGATGCAGCGAGTCTATTGCCTGGAAAGCTTGTGCTAATCCGAAAGGGATAAGATGGGCATACACCGGAAAGCCAACAAAAGTTTCTAGCCCAAATTGGGGTGACATGAAGGACTCAAGTCCAAGTAGAAGCCAGCAGGTCCCTCCCGATTGGTGGTTTGAAGATGTTTCAATTCTTAGGATTGATCACTTTGTCAGGGTTATCACCGCAATTAAGGTAAAGGGGATGAGATTTGAACTGATTGGAGCTTCAATTATGCACTACGCATCTAAGTGGCTTCCAGGTTTGATCAACGAAGGAACGGGTGCTGCAGATGAAGGAAGCAACAGCAGCAATAGTACAAGTAATAGTGGCAGTAGTTGGAAAGGTGGACTTCATATGATTGTGGCAGGAAATAAAAATGAGCCTGCAAATGTTCAGGCCAAAAATCAACGGATGATCATTGAGAGCCTTATCAGCATAATTCCACCACAGAAGGATAGTGTCTCGTGCAGCTTCCTGCTTCGGCTTTTGAGAATGGCAAACATGTTGAAAGTAGCACCTGCTTTGGTAACTGAGTTGGAAAAACGGGTGGGAATGCAGTTCGAACAGGCTACATTGGCGGATCTTCTTATTCCTTCGTACAATAAATGTGAAACTATGTACGACGTGGATCTTGTTCAAAGGCTTCTGGAGCACTTTCTGATTCAGGAACAGACAGAAATTTCGAGTCCAAGGCCACAATCTTTTCCTGGGAAGCACTATGATGACCTTCAAAGGGGTACCGGCCCAAATGCTAAGATGAGGGTAGCTAGGCTTGTCGATAGTTATCTTACAGAGGTGTCCAGAGATAGAAGCCTCTCCCTAACAAAGTTTCAGGTACTGGCAGAAGCTTTGCCCGAATCTGCAAGGATCTGCGATGATGGACTTTATAGAGCAATCGATTCCTATCTTAAG GCCCATCCAACACTTTCTGAGCACGAAAGGAAGAGGCTTTGCCGGGTGATGGATTGCCAAAAGCTATCAATTGATGCCTGCATGCATGCTGCCCAAAATGAAAGGCTCCCACTTAGAGTGGTAGTGCAAGTCCTTTTCTCTGAACAAGTTAAAATAAGCAATGCATTAGCCACAAGCTCCCTCAAAGAAGCTGGAGACTCTCAGTTTCAGCCAATGGTTTCCAATCGAAAAACACTACTGGAAGGGACCCCGCAGTCATTCCAAGAAGGATGGGCTGCCGCTAAAAAAGACATTAACACGGTGAAATTCGAACTGGAGAGTGTGAAAGCCAAGTACGTAGAGCTCCAGCATGACATGGAGAATTTGCAGAGACAGTTTGATAAGATGTCAAAGCACAAACAGACATCAGCATGGAGCAGTGGGTGGAAGAAACTAAGCAAACTCACAAAGAACACAAATCTAGAGAACCAGAACATCGGGCTGGAGCACACAACGGCCGCAGATCAGCTGAGTAGAAAGACACCTAGGAGGTGGAGAAATTCCATCTCCTGA